From Thermococcus celericrescens, a single genomic window includes:
- a CDS encoding type II toxin-antitoxin system VapC family toxin yields MEVAFFDTSALVKHYHVERGSSIVNELMETYIVAISELAIVEMTSALMRRHLSGELKKSTLEWALERFYSDLEDYVVVPISSETISLATSLVIKHGLKTLDSLQLASALRIKDEAKVFVTFDEKLKNAAEKEGFTVLP; encoded by the coding sequence ATGGAGGTAGCCTTCTTCGACACAAGCGCCCTTGTGAAGCATTACCACGTTGAGCGGGGAAGTTCTATTGTTAATGAGCTGATGGAAACGTACATCGTGGCTATCTCGGAGCTCGCTATCGTTGAAATGACGTCTGCGTTGATGAGACGGCATCTCAGCGGTGAACTCAAAAAGAGCACCCTTGAATGGGCATTGGAGAGGTTTTACTCAGACCTTGAAGATTACGTCGTCGTTCCAATCTCCAGCGAGACGATAAGCCTTGCGACTTCCCTTGTGATAAAGCACGGTCTCAAAACTCTCGACTCCCTTCAGCTGGCCTCCGCACTCAGGATAAAAGATGAGGCTAAAGTCTTCGTTACCTTTGATGAAAAGTTGAAAAATGCCGCAGAAAAAGAAGGCTTCACGGTTCTTCCCTGA
- the mtnA gene encoding S-methyl-5-thioribose-1-phosphate isomerase: MEVRYRPEELTRLPRSVRYESGKVIMIDQTLLPGEFKTIELGTVDEVAEAIITMKVRGAPAIGAAAAFGLALYADTSKAKTRDEFMDGFYSAYDRLKNTRPTAVNLFWALNRIKKLVEENLESPLDEIKHMIVAEAQRIADEDVEANLRMGHYGAEALPEGNILTHCNAGSLATVQLGTVGAVLRVMHRDGNLKLLWVDETRPVLQGARLSVWEYHYDGIPLKLISDNMAGFVMQQGKVDAIIVGADRIVANGDFANKIGTYTLAVLAKEHGIPFFTVAPLSTIDMSLKSGKEIPIEERKPEEVLTCGGCRIAPDVDVYNPAFDVTPHRYLTGIITDRGVVYPPFERNLKRLFREEP, from the coding sequence ATGGAGGTAAGATACAGGCCAGAGGAGTTGACGAGGCTCCCAAGGAGCGTACGATATGAAAGTGGGAAGGTCATCATGATAGACCAAACACTTTTGCCGGGAGAGTTCAAGACGATAGAGCTGGGAACCGTTGATGAGGTCGCCGAAGCAATAATCACGATGAAGGTCCGCGGTGCGCCGGCAATAGGTGCGGCGGCAGCCTTCGGTCTGGCCCTCTACGCCGACACAAGCAAAGCTAAAACCCGGGACGAGTTCATGGACGGCTTTTACAGCGCATACGACAGGCTTAAGAACACCCGGCCAACCGCTGTGAACCTCTTCTGGGCGCTCAACAGGATTAAGAAACTGGTAGAGGAGAACCTTGAGAGTCCGCTCGACGAGATTAAGCACATGATCGTCGCCGAGGCACAGAGGATAGCGGACGAGGACGTCGAGGCCAACCTCAGGATGGGCCACTACGGTGCCGAGGCTCTCCCGGAGGGGAACATTCTAACGCACTGCAACGCTGGCAGCTTGGCAACCGTTCAGCTCGGGACAGTTGGGGCAGTTCTGAGGGTCATGCATCGCGATGGGAACCTCAAGCTCCTTTGGGTGGACGAGACGAGGCCCGTCCTTCAGGGCGCAAGGCTTTCCGTGTGGGAGTACCACTACGATGGAATACCTCTCAAACTCATAAGTGACAACATGGCCGGCTTTGTCATGCAGCAGGGGAAGGTTGATGCTATCATCGTCGGCGCGGATAGGATAGTGGCCAACGGCGACTTCGCCAACAAGATAGGAACCTATACTTTGGCCGTTCTCGCCAAGGAGCATGGGATACCGTTCTTCACGGTCGCACCGCTCTCGACAATAGACATGAGCCTCAAGAGCGGGAAGGAGATACCCATCGAGGAAAGGAAGCCCGAGGAAGTTCTCACCTGCGGTGGCTGCAGGATTGCCCCCGATGTGGACGTCTACAACCCGGCCTTTGATGTCACACCGCACAGGTACCTGACGGGCATAATAACCGACAGAGGCGTCGTTTACCCGCCCTTCGAGAGGAATTTGAAGAGGCTGTTCAGGGAAGAACCGTGA
- a CDS encoding NTPase, which translates to MTLRIFVTGPAGVGKTTLVERVAREADRWGYLVGGMITKEVRRNGRRVGFRITALDTGEEGTLASVRRTSHLPGVPFGKYVVHVDEINRVGVSAIKRALVEADLIVIDEIGPMEYKSDEFIRVVGEVLKSEKSLLAVVHRKMADKFRPLGKLYTLSVENRNRAFAEVMDEVMKELKGVRG; encoded by the coding sequence ATGACGTTGAGGATATTCGTTACCGGTCCGGCGGGAGTCGGGAAGACAACGCTGGTGGAGAGGGTTGCGAGGGAAGCCGACCGCTGGGGCTACCTCGTCGGTGGGATGATAACGAAGGAAGTACGGAGGAACGGAAGGCGCGTGGGTTTCAGGATCACGGCCCTCGACACCGGAGAGGAGGGAACCCTGGCCAGCGTTAGGAGGACCTCGCACCTCCCGGGCGTTCCTTTCGGGAAGTACGTCGTCCACGTTGACGAAATAAACCGTGTCGGCGTTTCGGCGATAAAACGCGCCCTGGTTGAGGCCGACCTGATAGTCATAGACGAAATCGGCCCGATGGAGTACAAGAGCGACGAGTTCATCCGTGTTGTTGGCGAGGTTCTGAAGTCGGAAAAGTCCCTTCTGGCCGTTGTGCACAGAAAGATGGCCGATAAGTTCCGCCCCCTTGGAAAGCTCTACACGCTGAGCGTCGAGAACAGAAACAGAGCCTTCGCTGAGGTAATGGACGAAGTTATGAAAGAACTGAAGGGAGTCAGAGGTTGA
- a CDS encoding CBS domain-containing protein: MAPRIAVGQVVKRKAVIVKPDDTVHRIAKILSKNKVGSAVVVKGDEIVGIITDRDILDKVVAKGRDPKTVKVEEVMTKNPITIEDDYEVQDAIDKMMDKGIRRLLVTRLGRPIGFVTAADLLAALNAYNSESEEETSEETEVYGICELCGQYGPLYKVYIEGGEKWICESCKDSLNL, translated from the coding sequence ATGGCACCTAGGATAGCCGTGGGACAAGTGGTTAAAAGGAAGGCAGTCATCGTCAAGCCGGACGACACCGTCCACAGGATCGCCAAGATTCTCTCAAAGAACAAGGTGGGAAGCGCGGTTGTTGTTAAAGGCGACGAAATCGTTGGAATAATCACCGACCGCGACATACTCGACAAGGTCGTCGCGAAGGGAAGGGACCCCAAGACCGTCAAGGTCGAGGAGGTCATGACAAAGAACCCGATAACCATCGAGGACGACTACGAGGTTCAGGACGCGATCGACAAGATGATGGACAAGGGCATCAGGAGGCTCCTCGTTACTAGGCTTGGAAGGCCGATAGGCTTCGTCACCGCCGCTGATCTCCTCGCTGCACTCAACGCGTACAACAGTGAGAGTGAGGAGGAAACCAGCGAGGAGACTGAGGTCTACGGAATCTGCGAGCTCTGCGGACAGTACGGCCCACTCTACAAGGTCTACATCGAGGGCGGCGAGAAGTGGATATGCGAGAGCTGCAAGGACAGCCTCAACCTCTGA
- a CDS encoding ArsR/SmtB family transcription factor, which yields MDYETIDIHDERAKELAQILMNDKAIAILHLVEDQALSISEISRELSLPISTVSYHIDKMLKVGLIEVAGKKYGKRLQEVKLYRASNRPILLVPRRNVAKVRKKAVMSFEKLHVISLGLAGLVAAGVYAAARNVLPLVSSGGAPESITQSAVDNVSMMVASERATVPSATNTSTESVLYALHSTVPRSGLEAHATAVSVGLAIAAFILTFLLISYILKRRG from the coding sequence TTGGACTATGAGACAATAGACATACACGACGAAAGGGCCAAGGAGCTCGCGCAGATTCTGATGAACGACAAAGCGATAGCCATCCTGCATCTCGTGGAAGATCAGGCGCTGTCAATAAGCGAGATATCCCGCGAGCTGAGCCTCCCCATCTCCACGGTCTCATACCACATAGACAAAATGCTCAAGGTCGGCCTCATCGAGGTGGCGGGGAAGAAGTACGGGAAGAGGCTCCAGGAGGTTAAGCTCTATCGCGCCTCCAACAGGCCCATACTTCTCGTACCTCGCCGGAACGTTGCAAAGGTGAGGAAGAAAGCTGTTATGAGCTTTGAGAAGCTGCACGTTATAAGCCTGGGCCTCGCCGGGCTGGTGGCGGCCGGTGTGTACGCCGCGGCGCGGAATGTACTGCCCCTCGTAAGTTCCGGCGGTGCACCCGAGTCAATCACGCAGTCGGCGGTGGACAACGTCTCGATGATGGTGGCATCTGAAAGGGCCACCGTTCCATCGGCAACGAACACGAGTACCGAATCCGTGCTCTATGCGCTTCACTCCACGGTGCCCCGTTCCGGCCTTGAAGCCCATGCAACGGCCGTTTCGGTGGGCTTGGCCATTGCTGCGTTCATCTTAACGTTTCTCCTGATTTCGTACATTCTGAAGCGCAGGGGTTGA
- the albA gene encoding DNA-binding protein Alba, with protein MAEEHVVYIGKKPVMNYVLAVITQFNEGAKEVSVKARGRAISRAVDVAEIVRNRFLPEVRVKEIRIGTEELPTADGRTANTSTIEIVMEKP; from the coding sequence ATGGCTGAGGAGCACGTCGTCTACATTGGAAAGAAGCCGGTTATGAACTACGTCCTCGCTGTGATAACCCAGTTCAACGAGGGCGCCAAGGAGGTCAGCGTCAAGGCTCGCGGTAGGGCCATCAGCAGGGCCGTCGATGTCGCCGAGATCGTCAGGAACAGGTTCCTCCCAGAGGTCAGGGTCAAGGAGATCAGGATCGGCACCGAGGAGCTCCCGACCGCCGACGGCAGGACCGCCAACACCTCGACCATCGAGATCGTTATGGAGAAGCCGTGA
- the purB gene encoding adenylosuccinate lyase codes for MAVHPIDYRYGSEEMRRIWDEENKLQKLLDVEAALARAHAKVGNIPEDSAHVISERANTKCVKVERVKEIEAEIHHDIMAVVKVLSEVCGEHGKYVHLGATSNDIIDTANALLIKESLVIVENDLKELRSILKNLAREHKYTVCIGRTHGQHAVPTTYGMKFAIWLDEIQRHIDRIEELKERILVGQMSGAVGTMASFGEKGLEIQRLVMKDLGLKPAKISNQIIQRDVYAELMMVLALIASTLDKIALEIRNLQRTEILEISEPFGKKQVGSSTMPHKRNPIRSEKVSGLARVLYSNVFPALLNNPLWHERDLTNSSVERVILPESFVLLDEMLKSIKKVLAGLEFFSENIERNLYMTNNLIMAEPLMLKLTEKGMGRQEAHELVRQLAMKAFGENRDLIEVARENEDVRKFLSQDDFESLKPGNYIGMAPQIVDNVIAWIEEKERKEGR; via the coding sequence ATGGCCGTTCATCCGATAGATTACCGCTACGGAAGCGAGGAAATGAGGCGCATCTGGGACGAGGAGAACAAGCTTCAAAAACTCCTCGATGTGGAGGCGGCTCTGGCAAGGGCCCATGCAAAGGTTGGAAACATACCCGAGGATAGTGCCCACGTCATCTCCGAGAGGGCCAACACGAAGTGTGTCAAAGTGGAGCGTGTCAAGGAGATAGAGGCCGAGATACACCACGATATAATGGCCGTCGTCAAGGTCCTGAGCGAAGTCTGCGGAGAACACGGTAAGTACGTCCACCTAGGGGCGACCTCCAACGATATAATAGACACGGCCAACGCGCTCCTCATAAAGGAAAGCCTCGTCATAGTGGAGAACGACCTCAAGGAGCTGCGCTCGATCCTCAAGAACCTCGCCAGGGAGCACAAATACACCGTCTGCATAGGCAGGACTCACGGCCAGCACGCGGTGCCGACCACCTACGGCATGAAGTTTGCGATATGGCTCGACGAGATACAGAGGCACATAGACAGGATAGAAGAGCTGAAGGAGAGGATTTTGGTTGGCCAGATGAGCGGCGCCGTTGGAACCATGGCCAGCTTCGGGGAGAAGGGCCTCGAGATACAGCGTCTCGTCATGAAAGACCTCGGCCTGAAGCCGGCCAAGATAAGCAACCAGATAATCCAGCGCGACGTTTATGCGGAACTCATGATGGTTCTCGCTCTCATTGCCTCAACCCTCGACAAGATTGCCCTGGAGATAAGAAACCTTCAGAGGACGGAGATACTCGAAATCAGTGAGCCCTTTGGGAAGAAGCAGGTGGGCTCTTCTACTATGCCCCACAAGAGGAACCCCATCAGGAGCGAGAAGGTGAGCGGCCTGGCGAGGGTTCTCTACTCGAACGTCTTCCCGGCCCTGCTCAACAATCCCCTCTGGCACGAGAGAGACCTCACAAATTCCTCCGTTGAGCGCGTTATCCTCCCCGAGAGCTTTGTCCTCCTTGATGAAATGCTGAAGAGCATTAAGAAAGTTCTTGCCGGCCTGGAGTTTTTCTCCGAGAACATTGAAAGGAACCTCTACATGACCAACAACCTCATCATGGCCGAGCCGTTGATGCTGAAGCTAACTGAGAAGGGCATGGGGAGGCAGGAGGCACATGAACTCGTCAGACAGCTCGCGATGAAGGCATTTGGGGAGAATAGAGACCTGATTGAGGTTGCCAGGGAAAACGAAGATGTTAGAAAGTTCTTAAGCCAGGATGATTTTGAGAGCCTGAAGCCAGGGAACTACATAGGGATGGCCCCGCAGATAGTCGACAACGTAATCGCGTGGATAGAGGAAAAAGAGCGAAAAGAAGGGCGGTGA
- a CDS encoding DUF134 domain-containing protein, with the protein MPMGMGPGWGRGRGRRRKLRMIGFVPEVRHFYPALPPMGQPKPPIFMTYEEFEALRLVDHEGLTQEEAGKRMGVSRGTVWRALSSARKKVAQMLVEGRELVILPQGNEVPKNIVEEE; encoded by the coding sequence ATGCCGATGGGAATGGGACCCGGCTGGGGCCGCGGAAGGGGAAGGAGAAGGAAACTGAGGATGATAGGATTCGTTCCGGAGGTTAGACATTTCTATCCCGCGTTACCCCCGATGGGTCAGCCTAAACCGCCGATTTTCATGACCTACGAGGAATTCGAAGCCCTTAGGCTGGTGGATCACGAAGGGCTGACGCAGGAAGAAGCTGGAAAGAGAATGGGAGTTTCCCGCGGCACCGTGTGGAGGGCGCTGAGCTCGGCCAGGAAAAAAGTTGCCCAGATGCTGGTCGAGGGGCGGGAACTCGTGATACTGCCCCAGGGGAATGAGGTTCCAAAGAACATCGTTGAAGAGGAATAA
- a CDS encoding 6-pyruvoyl trahydropterin synthase family protein: MEFHVTERKIGWHKDFDSSHFLALPYESKCLRIHGHTYNVDVEIWGDVNENGMIFDFNHLSRLIKLLDHRIIVSESWIVERKEGLIVIEKNGKRLELPADEAVILDKPNVTAEYIAEWFAERITEKAGENVRKIRVKIWEDPRSYAEVTLER; encoded by the coding sequence ATGGAGTTTCACGTGACTGAGAGGAAGATAGGATGGCACAAGGACTTTGACAGCTCGCATTTCCTTGCCCTGCCCTACGAGAGCAAGTGCCTCCGGATACATGGGCACACATACAACGTGGACGTTGAGATATGGGGTGACGTTAATGAGAACGGCATGATATTTGACTTCAACCACCTCAGCAGGCTTATCAAGCTCCTCGACCACAGGATCATCGTGAGCGAGAGCTGGATTGTGGAGAGGAAGGAAGGTCTTATTGTCATTGAAAAGAATGGAAAACGTCTGGAGTTGCCTGCGGATGAGGCGGTGATCTTGGATAAGCCCAACGTCACCGCCGAGTACATAGCCGAGTGGTTCGCGGAGAGGATAACGGAGAAGGCGGGGGAAAACGTGAGAAAAATCCGGGTCAAGATATGGGAAGACCCGAGGAGCTACGCGGAGGTAACCCTGGAGAGATGA
- a CDS encoding chromate resistance protein ChrB domain-containing protein — protein MPRDTGPATITEGIPFDFKGVELGHHDGKCSFDAFVEKYNITDRPF, from the coding sequence ATGCCCCGCGATACCGGCCCGGCGACCATCACCGAGGGAATACCCTTTGATTTTAAGGGGGTTGAGCTCGGTCATCACGATGGGAAATGCTCCTTTGACGCTTTCGTTGAGAAGTACAACATAACCGACCGGCCGTTCTGA
- a CDS encoding PPC domain-containing DNA-binding protein, with translation MRFSRGRNFLFRVPEGEELLKFINEFAKKNNVLIGTVSAIGSLKNPKIGYFDEDAGEYKVIELTGTYELVSLAGNISVKDGEPFAHIHVALGDSDGMLYGGHLVEGEVFVAEVFMQELLGELLERKPQENGLALWDAMEL, from the coding sequence GTGAGGTTCTCGAGGGGCAGGAACTTCCTGTTCAGGGTTCCCGAGGGGGAGGAGCTCCTGAAGTTCATAAACGAATTTGCAAAGAAGAACAACGTCCTGATTGGGACGGTCAGCGCCATCGGGAGTCTGAAGAATCCGAAAATAGGTTACTTCGATGAGGATGCGGGTGAGTACAAGGTCATTGAGCTGACCGGCACCTATGAGCTGGTCTCCCTCGCGGGCAACATAAGTGTTAAGGACGGTGAGCCGTTCGCCCACATCCACGTTGCCCTGGGCGACTCCGACGGCATGCTCTACGGCGGTCATCTTGTTGAGGGCGAGGTCTTCGTGGCCGAGGTTTTCATGCAGGAACTCCTCGGTGAGCTGCTTGAAAGAAAGCCGCAGGAGAACGGATTGGCGCTGTGGGATGCGATGGAACTTTGA
- a CDS encoding helix-turn-helix transcriptional regulator, whose product MKTRIKEFRARYNLTQAELAKMVGVRRETIVFLEKGKYNPSLKLAYKIARALNTTVEELFIFDEDEL is encoded by the coding sequence ATGAAGACGCGAATTAAGGAATTTCGCGCACGGTACAACCTCACGCAGGCTGAGCTGGCAAAGATGGTGGGAGTACGAAGGGAGACGATAGTTTTCCTTGAGAAGGGGAAATACAATCCCTCACTCAAACTGGCGTACAAGATAGCGAGGGCTCTGAACACGACGGTGGAGGAGCTCTTCATCTTCGATGAGGACGAGCTTTAG
- a CDS encoding DUF998 domain-containing protein, giving the protein MKKSQLWAGILSPPIALGGIGAAILINRSWWRLTNNAISDLGKVGLPHSWVMNVPLFISAVLAIYYVMGLFKEVKNPVSKLGIGVFILGLAFLAGIAVFPEGTEPHYHVSWGFFLAGSVGFLIAGASLWLEGRGRFGAFTVLLFTAEVLLARWAFKTFSGVAIAEFTGIFAMIIWHYALLWGKFLKK; this is encoded by the coding sequence ATGAAAAAGAGCCAGCTGTGGGCTGGCATTCTTTCTCCCCCAATCGCCCTCGGCGGGATAGGGGCGGCGATCCTCATAAACCGCTCCTGGTGGAGACTCACGAACAACGCGATAAGCGACCTGGGAAAGGTCGGCCTGCCCCACAGCTGGGTAATGAACGTTCCCCTGTTCATATCCGCGGTTCTCGCCATCTACTACGTGATGGGTCTTTTCAAGGAGGTTAAAAATCCCGTCTCCAAGCTTGGAATCGGCGTTTTCATTCTTGGACTGGCCTTTCTGGCGGGAATAGCGGTCTTTCCGGAAGGAACTGAACCGCACTACCACGTCAGCTGGGGCTTCTTTCTGGCCGGGAGCGTCGGATTCCTGATAGCCGGAGCCAGCCTCTGGCTCGAAGGTCGGGGAAGATTCGGAGCCTTCACCGTTCTGCTCTTTACCGCAGAAGTTCTCCTCGCGAGGTGGGCGTTTAAGACCTTCAGCGGCGTCGCCATTGCCGAGTTCACCGGAATCTTCGCCATGATAATCTGGCACTACGCGCTGCTGTGGGGGAAATTTCTCAAAAAATGA
- a CDS encoding antibiotic biosynthesis monooxygenase — protein sequence MRLWHGRVPIEKADEYEKFLIERAVPDYGSVDGLLKLYFMRKDEEGVAHFLLVTIWDSMESIKKFAGENPEIAKYYPEDDDFLLEKEKYVQHYRIFYEG from the coding sequence ATGAGGCTCTGGCACGGGAGGGTGCCGATCGAAAAGGCGGACGAATACGAAAAGTTCCTTATCGAAAGGGCGGTTCCGGACTACGGTTCCGTTGATGGCCTTTTAAAGCTCTACTTCATGAGGAAAGACGAAGAAGGCGTTGCCCACTTCCTTCTCGTCACGATATGGGACTCAATGGAGTCCATCAAGAAGTTTGCCGGCGAGAACCCGGAGATAGCGAAGTACTATCCTGAGGACGACGACTTCCTGCTGGAAAAGGAGAAGTACGTTCAGCACTACCGAATTTTCTACGAAGGGTGA
- a CDS encoding NifB/NifX family molybdenum-iron cluster-binding protein has translation MRIIVSTVNGGLDDRVNPAFGRTPTFTIVDVENGGITNAQVVQNPGYSQPRGAGVTAAQFCIDQGANVVIAGSFGPNSSGVLQAAGIRMVSAPATMTVREAVEAFLRGELTQAVFGPEGGGAGGGMGRGMGRGMGRGRGMGRGMGGGRGGGW, from the coding sequence ATGAGGATCATAGTCTCAACCGTAAACGGAGGACTCGATGACAGGGTGAACCCGGCATTCGGAAGAACCCCCACTTTCACGATAGTTGACGTCGAGAACGGGGGAATAACCAACGCCCAGGTCGTCCAGAACCCCGGCTACAGCCAGCCGAGGGGAGCCGGAGTTACCGCGGCGCAGTTCTGCATAGACCAGGGGGCCAACGTTGTCATTGCGGGAAGCTTTGGGCCCAACTCATCGGGAGTACTCCAGGCTGCAGGCATAAGGATGGTCTCGGCCCCGGCCACGATGACCGTCAGAGAAGCCGTCGAAGCCTTCCTGAGGGGTGAGCTCACCCAGGCCGTTTTTGGCCCCGAGGGAGGTGGAGCCGGCGGAGGAATGGGAAGAGGTATGGGACGCGGCATGGGAAGAGGCAGAGGTATGGGCCGTGGAATGGGCGGCGGCCGCGGTGGTGGTTGGTGA
- the tsaA gene encoding tRNA (N6-threonylcarbamoyladenosine(37)-N6)-methyltransferase TrmO produces MREISYRPIGVIHSPFNEPKGVPIQPSAAKGVRGTVEVFPEYAPGLEDIEGFSHIILIYHFHLAKPGKLLVRPYMDDEEHGVFATRAPSRPNPIGLSIVRLIGVDGNVLHIEDVDIVDGTPLLDIKPYVPEFDIRTVERKGWLERNVHKLPEARDDGRFVKR; encoded by the coding sequence TTGAGAGAGATCTCATACAGACCCATTGGAGTCATCCACAGCCCGTTCAATGAGCCAAAGGGCGTTCCAATACAGCCCTCGGCGGCGAAAGGGGTCAGAGGAACCGTTGAGGTCTTCCCCGAGTACGCACCCGGATTGGAAGACATCGAGGGGTTCTCACACATCATCTTAATCTACCACTTCCACCTCGCGAAGCCTGGAAAGCTCCTCGTTAGGCCATACATGGACGACGAGGAACACGGAGTCTTCGCCACCCGTGCCCCCAGCAGGCCGAATCCAATCGGCCTCTCGATAGTGAGGCTCATCGGCGTCGATGGGAACGTGCTCCACATCGAAGACGTTGACATCGTTGACGGGACGCCGCTGCTTGACATAAAACCGTACGTGCCCGAGTTTGACATCAGAACCGTAGAGAGAAAGGGCTGGCTGGAGCGAAACGTTCACAAGCTTCCCGAGGCCAGGGATGATGGCAGGTTCGTGAAGAGGTAG
- the modA gene encoding molybdate ABC transporter substrate-binding protein: MRGVKALFFILVLAGAVLAAGCIGSTNASEDRKPFEGQTITVCSGAGLMKPINELIGMFENETGVKVEVHYGGSSEIFGVLQTTCGCDVFIPGAWYYTEQAMKKGYILNGTVRNVTEHIPVIAVPKGNPKGIHSLEDLAKPGVRVVLGDPKAAAIGKVSKKILEKNGLWDEVKPNVVVFTPTVNQLLIYISTRQADAAIIWEDMVTWAQAKGKIEVVQIPREQNSIKTIPTAVTTCAEKDGHVEVARAFNEFVANHTEIWEKWGFRPWKG; encoded by the coding sequence ATGAGGGGTGTCAAGGCGCTGTTTTTCATCCTGGTACTCGCCGGGGCGGTTCTTGCGGCCGGCTGTATAGGCTCTACAAACGCCTCGGAAGATAGGAAGCCCTTTGAGGGTCAGACCATTACCGTCTGCTCCGGCGCAGGCCTCATGAAGCCTATAAACGAGCTGATAGGAATGTTTGAAAACGAAACGGGGGTGAAGGTCGAGGTGCACTACGGCGGGAGCAGTGAAATCTTCGGCGTCCTGCAGACGACCTGCGGCTGCGACGTCTTCATCCCCGGGGCCTGGTACTACACGGAGCAGGCGATGAAGAAGGGCTACATCCTCAACGGCACCGTCAGAAACGTCACGGAGCACATCCCAGTTATAGCGGTTCCAAAGGGCAACCCGAAGGGGATTCACTCCCTCGAAGACCTCGCGAAGCCGGGCGTTAGAGTCGTCCTCGGCGACCCGAAGGCTGCTGCAATCGGCAAGGTCTCGAAGAAAATCCTCGAAAAGAACGGCCTCTGGGATGAAGTGAAGCCCAACGTCGTGGTTTTCACGCCGACCGTCAATCAGCTCCTCATCTATATATCCACCAGACAGGCCGATGCTGCGATAATCTGGGAGGACATGGTAACATGGGCTCAGGCGAAGGGCAAAATTGAGGTTGTCCAGATACCACGGGAGCAGAACTCGATTAAGACGATTCCAACCGCGGTAACGACCTGTGCGGAGAAGGACGGCCACGTTGAAGTCGCGAGGGCCTTCAACGAGTTTGTGGCGAACCACACTGAAATCTGGGAGAAGTGGGGGTTCAGGCCATGGAAAGGTTGA
- a CDS encoding ABC transporter permease: protein MERLRFRTLTIFVAFLFTFFLFMAIATLFFVPRPHEILEALKSEEMVYSLKLSLITASISTLLVILIGIPIGYALSRFDFRGKSAVKSILDLPMAFPELVLGLALLLLFGRTAFGDALSALGINVVFTKLGIVVAQFFTALPYAVRVIYTTFEGISPRYELVARSLGYSEFETFRKVTLPMAKDGLFASTIISFARSMGAFGAVLILAGGSYMNTEILPVTLYLNISYGNIGMAITSGIVLVVVSFLAILIFERLEGGEHGPVRG, encoded by the coding sequence ATGGAAAGGTTGAGATTCAGAACTTTAACGATTTTTGTGGCATTTCTATTCACCTTTTTCCTCTTCATGGCGATAGCCACCCTCTTCTTCGTCCCAAGGCCCCACGAAATCCTTGAGGCGCTGAAATCTGAGGAGATGGTTTACTCCCTCAAGCTCTCGCTTATAACGGCATCAATCTCAACCCTCCTCGTCATCCTCATCGGGATCCCCATAGGCTACGCCCTCTCGCGCTTTGATTTCCGAGGGAAGAGCGCCGTTAAATCAATCCTCGACCTTCCGATGGCCTTCCCCGAGCTCGTCCTCGGTCTCGCTCTGCTCCTCCTCTTCGGAAGGACCGCGTTTGGGGATGCCCTGAGCGCCCTCGGGATAAATGTGGTCTTCACGAAACTCGGCATAGTTGTGGCCCAGTTCTTCACTGCTCTGCCCTATGCTGTCAGGGTGATCTACACGACCTTCGAGGGGATAAGTCCGCGCTACGAGCTCGTCGCGAGGAGCCTCGGCTACTCCGAGTTCGAGACCTTTAGGAAGGTGACCCTGCCTATGGCCAAGGATGGCCTTTTCGCCTCGACGATAATCTCGTTCGCGCGCTCGATGGGCGCCTTCGGTGCCGTCCTGATACTCGCCGGCGGGAGCTACATGAACACTGAGATACTGCCTGTGACGCTCTACCTCAATATCTCCTACGGCAACATCGGCATGGCAATAACGAGCGGAATAGTCCTCGTCGTTGTCTCGTTCCTCGCGATACTCATCTTCGAGAGGCTGGAGGGTGGTGAGCATGGCCCTGTTAGAGGTTGA